A genome region from Danio aesculapii chromosome 2, fDanAes4.1, whole genome shotgun sequence includes the following:
- the cnn2 gene encoding calponin-2, whose translation MSSQFNRGPAYGFSAEVKSKIAQKYDPQREEELRIWIENTTGRSIGDDFQKGLKNGVILCELINKLQPGSVKKINQSSQNWHQLENLTNFIKAITTYGLKPHDIFEANDLFENGNMTQVQTTLLALAGMAKTKGIHSSVDIGVKYAERQERAFDDEKMKAGQCVIGLQMGTNKCASQAGMNAYGTRRHLYDPKSHILPPMDHSTISLQMGTNKGASQAGMTAPGTRRAIYDQKTGTDKCDNSTMSLQMGYSQGANQSGQNFGLGRQIYDAKYCPKGGAVAAEEGNDGQYTDFQDEGYQGYQDDGQDY comes from the exons ATGTCTTCGCAGTTCAACAGAGGCCCGGCATACGGGTTTTCAGCGGAAGTGAAAAGCAAG ATCGCACAGAAGTATGACCCACAGAGAGAGGAAGAATTAAGAATCTGGATTGAGAATACTACTGGGCGATCGATTGGAGATGACTTCCAGAAAGGATTAAAAAATGGTGTGATTCTCTGCGA GCTCATAAACAAACTTCAGCCAGGCTCTGTGAAGAAGATTAACCAGTCCTCCCAAAACTGGCATCAG CTAGAAAACCTGACCAACTTCATTAAGGCGATCACCACCTATGGCCTTAAGCCTCATGATATCTTTGAGGCCAATGATCTGTTTGAGAATGGAAATATGACACAAGTTCAGACCACCCTCCTGGCACTCGCTGGCATG GCTAAAACCAAGGGCATTCATTCAAGTGTGGACATAGGGGTGAAATATGCCGAAAGACAGGAGAGGGCATTTgatgatgagaaaatgaaggccgGGCAATGTGTCATCGGACTACAG ATGGGAACAAATAAATGTGCAAGTCAGGCTGGAATGAACGCCTATGGCACTCGAAGACATCTGTATGATCCTAAGTCACACATTCTGCCACCAATGGACCATTCAACCATCAGTCTGCAGATGGGCACCAATAAGGGCGCTAGTCAA GCTGGTATGACAGCTCCAGGCACTCGCCGTGCCATCTACGACCAGAAAACTGGCACAGACAAGTGTGACAACTCCACCATGTCTCTGCAAATGGGATACTCTCAAGGTGCCAACCAGAGCGGGCAAAACTTCGGTCTTGGCCGCCAGATCTACGATGCCAAATACTGTCCTAAAGGTGGAGCTGTCGCAGCTGAAGAAGGAAACGATGGTCAGTACACAGATTTCCAAGACGAGGGTTACCAGGGCTATCAGGATGACGGCCAAGATTACTAA